In Spiroplasma chinense, the DNA window CAATTTGTCCAATACCAAATGGTAGTTTTTTACGCAATGCTCTTTGACTATTTTTGTATTGAGTAAAAATACCTTGTGCAGTTTCTGGTCTTAAGTAAACTGTTGAGCCTTCATCTTCAACTACTCCTTGATTTGTTTTAAACATCAAGGCAAATTGACGAATGTTTGTAAAATTACAAGCACCACATTTTGGACACTTGATATCTTTTTCTTTGATAAAGTTTTCTAATTCTTCATTTTTTCATCCACCAACATTCATGTCTGTGAATTTTTCTTCAATTAATTTATCTGCTCTTCATCTTGATTTACATTCTTTGCAATCAATTAAAGGATCATTAAAGTTACCTAAATGACCACTTGCTTTTCAAACATTTGAATTCAAAATAATTGAAGTATCTAGACCAATATTGTATGGATTTCTTTTTACAAAGAAATCTCATCACATTTTTTTTAACTTAGATTTTAATTCAGCACCTAATGGTCCATAATCTCATGAATTTGCCAATCCTCCATAAATTTCTGAACCTTGAAACACAAATCCTTGTGATTTAAGGTGAGCTATAAGTTTTTCCATCTCTAGTTTCATTTTTGTTATCTCCTAAAACAAAAGGAATTTAGCGCGTCTTTGGACGATACTAAATTCCATACTTATGAATTTTCTACCTTATTAGTGTATTTGTCAATACACTATGAGTGTTATTTATATTCCTCTTGGTTTTTATCGCTTAAATACATAGAAGCACTCTTTCTCAATATCTTACTTGCACTAATATAAACACCTAACTCGTTTTCTAAATAGTCAGATAAGAAGTTATGCAAAACTACAAGATCTTTACTATCATAGTGTTTTTCAACTAAATAGTGAAATGTGTGTCTATCAAAGTTGTAAAAAATGTCTACAAAAGATTCTGGTTGAATAACCTCTCCTGGTCATAGACATTTTTTACAAACAAGAGCTTTTTCTCGATATTCAAACCTCATCATTTTATTTGTATTTTTTCGACATCTATAACAGTAATTTAAACGCATCTTATATTGACTGTTTTGAATAAAAAACATTAAAAACATTAAATAGTTAACAAATACATTTGAATC includes these proteins:
- the recO gene encoding DNA repair protein RecO, which translates into the protein MGITKIEGIVINGFDYEDYAKVIKVYSKQFGLLSFFAPGVNKESSKNRYSLQTFSLSEFEIFKARKEDKVSKLKTGYLKDDHFNISKRYSNYIYCTVIVNVTEQLTEYGIKNSKVYNALKVVLDNIANDSNVFVNYLMFLMFFIQNSQYKMRLNYCYRCRKNTNKMMRFEYREKALVCKKCLWPGEVIQPESFVDIFYNFDRHTFHYLVEKHYDSKDLVVLHNFLSDYLENELGVYISASKILRKSASMYLSDKNQEEYK